The genomic segment caaaaaaagtcccaaaacaacagaagcatcctttctttaaaaatattcCCTCCCTGACGAGAGCACAGGCAAGACTTTGCAAACTAGTGTTTATGTGTGGACTCATCCACagccctccccctccctccctcccttccctcccagCGACATTTCAGGTCTTGCCAAGgttttaaatatattgtctgtttattattaaatgcttacatataaataaataaactttatcaAATGTGCACTCACAGAGTGAACTCTTATGTACAATATTGTATAAGCCTATAGTAGCAATCACATCTCATTCAGGATGGGGTGAGTCGCCCGAAAAGCAAGGCAGCGGCGAAGGCGGTGAAGCCCACTGAAGTCAAAGCACAGAGATGCTCATAGAAAGGCATGGTACACGTCTAATATTCTGAGGCGACAACAGGTGCGCTGATGCTGTTTTTACAGTGGAAAGAACaggtagaaaaagaaaaacattaacactCCACCATGGAGAATAGTTTTTACGTCGATGGAGGAATATCCTGCAACAATCTGCCACACAATATTTTCACTGTATCATGATCCCAAAAGCTGAAAGGCCTTTTAGGCTGACTCACcccatagatttttttttgttttttttttttgtccccaccgcccctcccctccctccccctttcaTTCTCAGGACCACAAAGATGCTTTTATCCACCCCCCCGCCATGTGGAAAGGGACGCATTCAGCAGTACCCATGATTTCATACAGCTAATATCAAAGGCTAAGAACCCATTACCATCGCATTCAAccaaaccagaaacaaaaaagggagctgtgaaacaaaaaaaaaaatgaggagggggaaaaaaaacaaaaaaaaacacacacacatctggccCTATAGAGAATCAAAAAGGCATCAACCACATACATCTGGTCAGTGTTCATTCCATTCAGCATACATTCAGGCCCTcttgtggattaaaaaaaaaaaaaaaaaagcagacaaaccaacaaatcgTATGGACATTCGCACGTGAGTGTAGGTGTGTGAAGGGGGCCGTGCGAGAGAAAGGCGGCGCTGATTGAGTGATGTGCAAAGAAAAGGCGACTGGTCTGAGATTGAGAGTTAAGGCCGAGGTGACGCAAACAAGAGACGAGCCATCTGATGTCAGCGAAATCACCGATGTTCTTCTAATCTCACAGTGCCTCTGATatgaggagagagagcgcaGAGAGCCGTGGTAAAGCTTTAAACACCACCTATGAATAACGGGTcggtggggggtggggtggtgggaTCTTTGAGCCTGCCAGCTAACTTTTAAACAGATATCAGGGAACGGAGTTAAGACAGAGTGCTTCTGGAGCTCCTGATACATCTTACGCcgatttcatgtttttgcagATAAAACACGCAGAGTttttgagtctgtttttttttttttgcaaagttaGCAGGATGACTGTTCAATCCCGCTTTATTTTGGAGGAGATCAGAGAGAGCGAGACGGCGGAAAGCAAGGACCTTAAATCTCTAAAGTTCATGCCAGTATGCTAATAATCTGTCTAAAAATGCGAGATCACAGCAGcggcaggagcagcagcacgAAGCTGGGACAGTTTGGCTGTTTGACACTTTGTAAAACCACACAACTACGAGCGTCACGTATCTACGCCGAGTCTAGACAGTAGACGCATCCCGCCGCTGGCTTACTAAAGGCAGCTTCCTAAACTTTTTATGGGAGAAGTAAACTCTCTGAGAAAGTTGTTACACAATTGCAGTATGTCTAGCaatagtacacacacacaaacaaaaaagatggaTGGTTGGTGATTGTGCAAGTTCAAAAATGTTTCAGCGCATCATGAAAACCCAATGtaattcagtgtttaaaatatttacaaggTCTAAATGATAGTAAAATGATATGCCGACGATGctctcaaaaatatatatatatatataaaaaaacaaaaggaacacaAAAAAGCAGGAGGGCGAGTCAGAGCGCCACACCACAGCACTGTGAAGCCTCCAAATCAGCCCTGATGTGAGTCTTTTCAGAGAGCAGGTGAGCAAATCTTAACGAATGGACGTGgcgacacactcacacacttgacacacacacactcacacacacacacacacacacagtgatccAACCACAGAGGAGGGCCCTGATATCTGGCGTACCCCGGCAGCTCCCTGTCATCCCCGCAGTGGCTCTGCCTGTCGTGCGAGCCGAGTCCGAGCCGCTGGGTGGGACCGTTGGCGCCCGCTGCCATGCTGTGTGTCCATATGGCTTTGGATGGAAAGATcctagtctctctctctccatttattCCTGTCCTCGCACGCCTCAGTTGGTTTTCATGGCGACGTCTCGATTGggcacctgctcctcctcctcttcctcctcctcttcctcctcttcgtcttcctGCTCGTTGTCGTTCTTCCTGCGCCGGTTCTCGTTCAGGTCCTCCTCGTCGCTCAGGGCGGAGGCGGCAGAGGCGGCGGAGGCAGGGGCGGCACCCTGAGAAGAGGAGGCGGtctttctctcctgtctcccCTCGCCTTCGTTTTCATTCTCGTTCTcgttctcctctccttcctcctcctcctcgtcctcctcctcttcctcgcgGTCCAGAGCGAAGTAGCCGGTGCCTTTCACCGTGTCCTGCCGCTGGTAGAACAGCACATAGCCAGCTTTGGACTGAGGGAAAGACGACAAAGTTCAGTCGGCTGCACAAACAACTCCCTGCTGCAGCGACTTTAAACACTTTGAATAACATGACCGTGCATTTATTGTGAGCGTCTGACGATGAGTCAACAGGATGCCCTAGACTGCATTAATTACAGCTTGCCCccaggacatttttttccccaagacaAACATGCTGTGGGATTACCTCCTGAATTCTAATTggttaaaacaaatgatgactCATCGGTCCATCCAGAGGAAGTCAGAAGACAAGAAGTCTGGtgatattctttatttttgtcaacGTTACCATGAAAAGGATTCAAACCAAACTATGAATTGATGCGACTCACAAGCAACATCAGTGACTCAGATGTTCATCATTTTTCTAATTATGGGAATTTGTGGGGTTTTTGTCCAGCTATCAACAGTCTGTGGTCTCATTCACTGTTCCGCCCCCACACTAACTATGTTTACACAACACAAGTAACAGCCTGTTAATCTGTAAAGTAGCCAAAGTTATTAAGTATTGTGGTGTAGAAAAAAGCCTCCATACTGTGGTGGAGGGGAAGTAGAAAGGAGTAATGGAAATACTCAcgtaaagtacaagtacttaAAAGTAGTACTAGTATTTAGTCAATCCCTGATGCAAAGCCAGCTGCTGTAAAACATTCACCAGAGCGCTCAGAGTGCATTCAATGGAAACAGTCCCCAACAAACGCACTCTTTACTACTGTTCAAGTAACACTTACTAAAAACGACAGTTCCCAGCTGTTTTACAATCTATAAACTGTCTATTTGTCTTCATTCTACATTCTGTTTGCAGTTAGATGTCTatagaataagaataagaaagaAGAATCAGTAAAATATCAGGCCCTTCATAAATAAAAGAGGAGCTGCGTAAAGTCTTTTGTGAGTAGCGTCTTCAGACAAGCTGGGGAGGTCAGAAAGTAAAGTGTGACACACAGACCATGTTTTACTTAATATTCCACTATTTTTCTGAATATGACATGTAAACTGGATATTCTGTTGGGATATGGTGAATGTTGCGTTTCACGTGGAATATTCTGATATTATTCAGGTTTTAGGAGTGTTCGTTGGAAATGTACACCGCACATTGAGAAAAAACGTCAGCTGAGGGTTTGTACATGCAGCTCCGGCTGTTCGACTTTCCCGTATCTTGTTAGTTAGTGATATCACATTATTTGTGCCAAAGTAACAAGCTCAACACATGATGACGGATAGTTTGCAATTTTTCAGTGTCAATATTTTACCTCTATGCATGTCACTGAAagtttcacctgtgtctgtgcTACAGTGAAAGCATCAGTAGGTAGTGAGGAGTAAAATCCTTTACAAACGTTCTCAATACCGCCCAGAGACTCCACGTTGTTCCAGCGTGGGCTTACTGGCTTCAATCACTTGCTTGAGTTGCCTTTGCCAATCACTACCTAATAAATTACTCTACCAAAATAGCAACAGTAGGACTTCTCAGGACCTCATTTTTTTTGGGATTGCCACCACAGCTGGACATCTTTGAGAAATCGGACTGTTTTGCAGTGTAATAATTAATCCCAATTACTTTGATGAAATTAACTTTTCTGGTTCTTTTTTCCGGCAGAACTGCCTGTGATGAATGTACATGAGGACTGTTGCCTGGCTGCCTGCATAATGAGGATGCTCACCACTATCTGATCTTCGTTGGCAGGAGACACGCTGCTGTCGTCATAGTTGTACCACTTTCCATCGTCTTTGTTCTTGGCGTACGCGGTATCTGAGCAGAAGACAAGAAGGAAGCATTAGACAGGTTTCTCTCAGTTCAGCACAGTATGTTCGCTGTTTATGAGACATTTCTTTAACAGGACACCCAAGGAGAAAAAGTCTCTCGCTTACAGCTGTGGATCATCACTGAGTTAGATCACACCCATCTAAAACTTCCTGACAGCTCTTTTGGTGACTCCAGATACTAACCACATACTAACAAGCATCATTTGGCTGCAATTACAACAGAATGACGGTGCAAAAAGCAGCGGGCCGCCCCGCTGTGATGCCTGTGGTGAGCTTCAGAGTTAAACAAAGCTCTGTTCGACGAGGGACCTGCACACACCAGTCATGactgacagcaacaacatgctTGCTGCCTGGTTGCAACCACAGGGTCTCAGACATGTTTCTTGATTATGCTTCATGGAGTGATGAGGAGCGCTGGCGCAGAAAGCAACGAACATCAGCGAGAAAATCTGCCTCGTTTTACATATAATAAGACGAATAATATCAAAATGGTATCACGCCAAAAGAACACAGAGGGAGGCAGGAAGGAGTGCTTAGCGACATGTGGAGAGTCTTACAGTGGCCTCCACCCATCCCTCCGTAGTGGTTGGACACAGCGATGAGATCATAGCGACAGGGCCCAGCGTTGGGGTTGATGAGGAACTCAGACATATCCAGatctctgcaggaaacaaaTCACACAGTATGTTAGAAGTCAAACCTCAGAAGCTGGAAAACCTTGCAGGGAACATGATGTCTGTTTCACGTATTTCACACAGATTTTATGTTCTCATCCATCTACTTTGTGGAGGCTCAAGTCTCATGATTCATTGTTCGCTACATCTGTTCCCGATGCAACCTTCCCCTAGTGCATAAACTTTACTGTGATATTAAACCTTTCTTTCATAATTCATAGGCCAAATGCTTTATAGAGCAATTGTTGAAATGATTGGGAGAGTAATCCATTACGgaaataatcgttagttgcagcccttctcaacaaaatgatgaaaaatgtatggtatgaaatgtttcagatggaatttattttactgacggaaaaaaaaacctaatcaAAGTCTTAATGCGAGACTGAGACTATGAGACTATTCATCTATACGTACACACTAGGTCTGCATATATTGTATGTAGATGaggtaaaaacagaaacaatggaCAAGCTGCTGAAAACGCAGTCTTCTGCTGTTGTGATTTATTGCCTttcctctgtgttctgtctctgtgtgtgtgtgtgtgtgtgtgtgtgtgtgtgtgtgtgtgtgtgtgtgtacctgagtgGGAAATCAACAAGCGAGTCCAGTTTATCCCTCATATAACGACTGTATGAGAAGCGTTTCAGATGGACCACCAGCACCGGCGGCAGAGACCACAGGTCCAGCTTCTTAGTGGCCTGTTGGTGCTGCTTGCAGTTCGGACAGTACCTGCGAAGCCGCGTGCACATTTCATGTTAGCGGATGCGGTCAATCCCaccacatttgtgtgttttgagcatGACGGTGATCAGTTTTCTCACCATGGGTCCTCGGCTCCCAGTTTCTCCTTGGTGGTGAACAGCTCGATGCAGTCCTTCAGCTTAAAGAAGGCCTTCTTCTGGGGCTTGTACTCCATGCTCTCGTGCTTGTCAAAGTCCTGCTctcagtcacacaaacacacatagcaGCTGTTGGAAAAACACTTCTCATAGCACTGCTGTGTTCCTGTCATGTCCCTCTCGTTTCGACATATTTGTATGAAGGCTAACCCAGAAAATTAGCATCTTCACCATTAAGCTTCCGACTACACACACTTGTTAGTGTTTGCAAGTAGAGTTTCCGCTTTCTGCGTGATAACGTTTAATGTCCCCATTAcgtctgtagtctcatttagcttCTTGTGAGCAACCGCCCTTTTATAGATACGCAAATGCTTTAAAAGTCACAATTTGGgtatttactgacatttttatgttgtagaaGAAAAGGTGAACAACTCACTTGGTTtaccacagaccttatttcaggcatctaACCAAAAACCCATTGGAAAAGCCCCATGACCTCCAGCTGTGAGGACTGAAAGTGTGAAATTACCAACTAATTTCCGGGATTTAGGACTAAATCCTGCGGCACCCTTTAGAACAAAACTGATAATGGTTTACTCTGAATAAGAGTTACACAAGCTTTTGGCACCCACAAGTTAAATATAGactaattaaatgaaaagtggAGGTTTAACACCTTTCTTTAGGATCgagtggctgctgcaggtgtcaGGACTGTGACCTTCACATTATAAGTCACTCATGCTTGTTACCAGGGCTTCCCGCTGCTCCTGCCTGGTCACAATGTCATATTTTGAAACCTGACACCAGACTGCTGCTATGTTGCTTTTATACAGTAAAGTTGGATATCTGCATCAGATTAATATTTTCTTTACCTCGATGACGGTCTCATCGAAGTACTTCTTCTTGATCTCTGGTTCCCAGTCCAAGGAGAGATAAGAACGGTCTGTGAAAACGAGGGCACACAAAACCACGAGTCATCCTTAATATTACCATCATGGTAATTTATCACTCAGTTTTTTCATCCCTTTATCTGCAGGGTCATTTAGTCTGGTGCTCACAAAAGGATTAATTTACTTTCCTGGGCTGTGATTCAATTATAAATTAACATATTATCCTTACAGTGTAAgataccaaaaataaaaaaataccttCCAttccattaaaaatgtaatgattgGACACTAAATGGTGAGCATGAATATATTTTGAGGACATTATGAGTTTCTACCACTGAGCCGAAGGTGTCCCTCATCGAAGCGGATCTGCCTGGTGTCCTCCTTGATGAGCGAGAAGTCAGTTTTCCCCATGTTATTGAACTGGAATGTAAAAAGTCTCTTTTTGTTGTGCCCTGCCGTCTGCTGCCCTTTGGTGGAGTTCTGAGGGCCGACCACGCCGTTCTCCAGCTCGTTGTCCCCGCCCACGGAGTCCTCTGACTGGCTGTTGTCGTTCTCGGAGGGCAGCTCCTGATCCTGACTGGACTCGTCGTCCTGCTCGTCGGTCTCCATCTCGCCTGAGGGAGGACGGACGAGATTTTTAAGCACTTTATTGACTGTAAATAACAAAAGCCCAGAGGCACAAATCAAGATAAGGTTTGCAGGTATTAGACTGTAACATGtccatgtgtgtgggtgagggTGTTTGTGCACTCACTTGGCGACCCCTCCTCCAGCAGTCCATTAGTGGCGTTACCATtgacagtgtgttgttttgttggctgCGTCTCTTCACaatcctcttcttcctcctctactgAAGATCTAACGAACCGGCTTCAAACACAAAACCATTTTTAGTCCTTTTCTAACCTATTTAATCAAGCTGAGCAATGTCTTCTAAAGGTCTTTTAAATGCTTCTTGATTCCATGCCATAATGCCTTGTAGATAAGACAAACTTATCTGCGGTCATCAAAATTGACGCTCATTAGGCGAGTGTCAATATGATCCGCCACGGAGATGCACGTGGACGTACCAGaggcgcagcagcagcatgttgtaGAGTTTGTCTTCACTGAGGGTTCTGGGGACGGCGATGAGGAAGGGCTGTCCGAAGAGCGGCGTGCTGGTGTGGTTGTAGCCCGACTGCTTGTACTTTTCCCTCAGGTGCACCGGGATCACTACGTGGTCCGTATCCTCCACCCTGTTCACCGCCAGCTCAAATCTGCACAGAGAAGCGCGTGCTGTTTGGAAAACCAATTGCCAAGATAGTTCTGTCCTTGGCAAATATGGTGATTTAAATTGGTCGAGAGCCAACTGGTCTATGCTTTAAATCTCCAATGTCAAAATGATCAATAGAGCCATCAAGGAGATTTAAAACCAATTAAAAGTGAAAccaaatattaaatgaatgaaatgacacCACGCATTCAGTGtcaaatacttttttcttttcaatcagTAAACAGCATTGGCGTCGTTACACAGAAACCGCGATGTATTAGACATTACTCATTACCTTTTCGTTTCTCTGCAACATCGCCTGAGCAATATCACGTAACATTGATCTTTATAAATGAGGAAATAAACAGTATCTTTCTTTTATGGTCTTTAAGTGACACATAAACTGCATttaacacagcaaacacactcaaacaaactcTCACTCTCAAAGTCACTGTCGTACTGTAAACGATGGCTTTACGGTAGACTAGCCCAGCGTATGTAAAGTATTTATCACTGTGGTTATCCCTCATGAGGAGGAGTCTCTCAAAACGTTTGCTAGACAATCTGTCCCTCCTCAGGAGTAAACTAAAGCCTGTACAGAGTGTAGCGCCTCGACAGGAGCTGTGTTGAATTTCATGGATATCAAAAGAGATTAGCGTCGCTCGTTGGGTAAGCGTGCTTGAAAACCTTCTATCCGCTCAGTTGACAGATAGATGAAGGTCTTATGTAACCCTAGCAATGACATGGTAATTGTTTGATTAGTAACTGTAATGTGATAACTGAATTTAGGAACAGTAATCTATTACATTACTGCAATCTAGAAAAGTGTTATGTGATTACAGGAATTATTTCTTTATCCCCCAACAGCCAACGTTTGTTCATCCTTCTGACATCTTggaaaagatacagaagtacaGAGGAAGCATACAGAAGTCTCTTTTCTGAAAGACTTTTCATTATCTTGTGTTCCACTATAACAATTAAAATGATTCTGAATCTTGACAGTAAACAAGGCCGTGATACTTCTACTCAGCCAGACGTAAAAGATAATGCTCCGTCAAAATTGAGATAACAGAGTGTGCCTGttccacactcacacatagaTATCATCTCTCTCCATGATGCTGCTGAGGTTCTCGTTGGTGGCGAAGATCCGGTGGAAACGGTGGTTGTAGATGTCGGTTACAATCATCTGGAGGGGGATGAAAGACACGTGGACGGAGATGTCAGGAGGAGATTTGTGGAAACACTGGTTTATCAACCTGACATATGGCAAATGCTTGATATTATTTAGTACACGGACTAATTTGAATGTTAATAACTGTTACGAGTTGGAGTAttgtttcatttgcattttccgTATAttccttttctgccttttttattCAGCTCCTTGATCGACAGGAAAAGGaagcaaacattttcttttcccacaAGGTGCTGTGTCTGAGTAGGCAGGGAGCCTTTAAAGTGAGCGGGGTTAGTGCCTGGAGCGGAAATGACTGTGATGTTTATACCTTCTCAGCAGGCACCCCTGACAGGTTAGAGAGCGAGGTACACAGGTCAGAGATGTAGCCCACCTTCGGCACGGTCAGCTTgtactgaaacagaaacacgcCACCTTTAACCCTCTGCCCTCACACGAGGTCGTACTGTTGCTCTCCCAGACTTTAATTGTTACCTGCGTAGGTTTGGCCAGAGGGTCCAGTCGGACCAGGAAGACCTCCAGCGTGCGCTCCTTCTTCATGGGCAGGGGCAGGGTCAAGTAGCAgaaagggtcaaaggtcacagagaCCTTGGAGCACACAGGACACACTAGGGTGGACTTGAAAAGGCCGTGGAAGATGTCCACGATGATGGAGTCGTTTCTCTTGATGTGGTTCTCCCACGCCTCCTCTGCCACCACCTGAGATCAACAGCAAAGGCAGAAGAACTGATTGTTCAAACTATTTATACAGAGGTATATAAATGAGtcatataaaatgaaaacacatacattgAGTCATACTTTATAGGACGTGAGCAACACTTTTCCTTTATCTCTGGACAGCTGTATACACTTTAGGATCTGGACACAATTCAACACTTTCATCTCAATCTCACCTTATCAGGCCTGCCGTTGGCGTCTTTCAGCTGGATGTAGGGCTTCTTCCTGATGCGGTTGAGGTCCTCATGAAGGCCGTCCAGGAGAAAGGCTAGCAGCTCGTGAGAGTCCTGCTGTTGGTAGCCCGAGAACTGCGGGGCGAAGCGGCCCACCTGGGTCTGAAGGATGGAGGACA from the Acanthopagrus latus isolate v.2019 chromosome 14, fAcaLat1.1, whole genome shotgun sequence genome contains:
- the LOC119032598 gene encoding ubiquitin carboxyl-terminal hydrolase 15-like isoform X1 yields the protein MAEGGAADLDTQRGEVAALLKTQLRKGDTWYLVDSHWFKQWKKYVGYDSWDKYQMGDQNVYPGPVDNSGLLRDGDVLAIKEHLIDELDYILVPTEGWNKLVSWYGLKEGQEPIARKVVEQGMFVKHCKVEVYLTELKLCEDSNMDNVITRRFSKADTIDMIEKEMRKLFSIPDEKETRLWNRYMSNTFEPLNKPDSTIQDAGLYQGQVLVIEQKNEDGTWPRGSTAPKSSGASNLSALPKISPSSLTNNHNSSFNSRNVKNSSYSLPSYNAYNSYDYSDQSRQSERSGLCGLSNLGNTCFMNSAVQCLSNIPPLTEYFLKDKYTDELNVDNPLGMKGEIARAYAELIKQLWTGKYSYVTPRPFKTQVGRFAPQFSGYQQQDSHELLAFLLDGLHEDLNRIRKKPYIQLKDANGRPDKVVAEEAWENHIKRNDSIIVDIFHGLFKSTLVCPVCSKVSVTFDPFCYLTLPLPMKKERTLEVFLVRLDPLAKPTQYKLTVPKVGYISDLCTSLSNLSGVPAEKMIVTDIYNHRFHRIFATNENLSSIMERDDIYVFELAVNRVEDTDHVVIPVHLREKYKQSGYNHTSTPLFGQPFLIAVPRTLSEDKLYNMLLLRLCRFVRSSVEEEEEDCEETQPTKQHTVNGNATNGLLEEGSPINKVLKNLVRPPSGEMETDEQDDESSQDQELPSENDNSQSEDSVGGDNELENGVVGPQNSTKGQQTAGHNKKRLFTFQFNNMGKTDFSLIKEDTRQIRFDEGHLRLSDRSYLSLDWEPEIKKKYFDETVIEDFDKHESMEYKPQKKAFFKLKDCIELFTTKEKLGAEDPWYCPNCKQHQQATKKLDLWSLPPVLVVHLKRFSYSRYMRDKLDSLVDFPLRDLDMSEFLINPNAGPCRYDLIAVSNHYGGMGGGHYTAYAKNKDDGKWYNYDDSSVSPANEDQIVSKAGYVLFYQRQDTVKGTGYFALDREEEEEDEEEEEGEENENENENEGEGRQERKTASSSQGAAPASAASAASALSDEEDLNENRRRKNDNEQEDEEEEEEEEEEEEQVPNRDVAMKTN
- the LOC119032598 gene encoding ubiquitin carboxyl-terminal hydrolase 15-like isoform X2, translating into MAEGGAADLDTQRGEVAALLKTQLRKGDTWYLVDSHWFKQWKKYVGYDSWDKYQMGDQNVYPGPVDNSGLLRDGDVLAIKEHLIDELDYILVPTEGWNKLVSWYGLKEGQEPIARKVVEQGMFVKHCKVEVYLTELKLCEDSNMDNVITRRFSKADTIDMIEKEMRKLFSIPDEKETRLWNRYMSNTFEPLNKPDSTIQDAGLYQGQVLVIEQKNEDGTWPRGSTAPKSSGASNLSALPKISPSSLTNNHNSSFNSRNVKNSSYSLPSYNAYNSYDYSDQSRQSERSGLCGLSNLGNTCFMNSAVQCLSNIPPLTEYFLKDKYTDELNVDNPLGMKGEIARAYAELIKQLWTGKYSYVTPRPFKTQVGRFAPQFSGYQQQDSHELLAFLLDGLHEDLNRIRKKPYIQLKDANGRPDKVVAEEAWENHIKRNDSIIVDIFHGLFKSTLVCPVCSKVSVTFDPFCYLTLPLPMKKERTLEVFLVRLDPLAKPTQYKLTVPKVGYISDLCTSLSNLSGVPAEKMIVTDIYNHRFHRIFATNENLSSIMERDDIYVFELAVNRVEDTDHVVIPVHLREKYKQSGYNHTSTPLFGQPFLIAVPRTLSEDKLYNMLLLRLCRFVRSSVEEEEEDCEETQPTKQHTVNGNATNGLLEEGSPSEMETDEQDDESSQDQELPSENDNSQSEDSVGGDNELENGVVGPQNSTKGQQTAGHNKKRLFTFQFNNMGKTDFSLIKEDTRQIRFDEGHLRLSDRSYLSLDWEPEIKKKYFDETVIEDFDKHESMEYKPQKKAFFKLKDCIELFTTKEKLGAEDPWYCPNCKQHQQATKKLDLWSLPPVLVVHLKRFSYSRYMRDKLDSLVDFPLRDLDMSEFLINPNAGPCRYDLIAVSNHYGGMGGGHYTAYAKNKDDGKWYNYDDSSVSPANEDQIVSKAGYVLFYQRQDTVKGTGYFALDREEEEEDEEEEEGEENENENENEGEGRQERKTASSSQGAAPASAASAASALSDEEDLNENRRRKNDNEQEDEEEEEEEEEEEEQVPNRDVAMKTN
- the LOC119032598 gene encoding ubiquitin carboxyl-terminal hydrolase 15-like isoform X3; protein product: MAEGGAADLDTQRGEVAALLKTQLRKGDTWYLVDSHWFKQWKKYVGYDSWDKYQMGDQNVYPGPVDNSGLLRDGDVLAIKEHLIDELDYILVPTEGWNKLVSWYGLKEGQEPIARKVVEQGMFVKHCKVEVYLTELKLCEDSNMDNVITRRFSKADTIDMIEKEMRKLFSIPDEKETRLWNRYMSNTFEPLNKPDSTIQDAGLYQGQVLVIEQKNEDGTWPRGSTAPNVKNSSYSLPSYNAYNSYDYSDQSRQSERSGLCGLSNLGNTCFMNSAVQCLSNIPPLTEYFLKDKYTDELNVDNPLGMKGEIARAYAELIKQLWTGKYSYVTPRPFKTQVGRFAPQFSGYQQQDSHELLAFLLDGLHEDLNRIRKKPYIQLKDANGRPDKVVAEEAWENHIKRNDSIIVDIFHGLFKSTLVCPVCSKVSVTFDPFCYLTLPLPMKKERTLEVFLVRLDPLAKPTQYKLTVPKVGYISDLCTSLSNLSGVPAEKMIVTDIYNHRFHRIFATNENLSSIMERDDIYVFELAVNRVEDTDHVVIPVHLREKYKQSGYNHTSTPLFGQPFLIAVPRTLSEDKLYNMLLLRLCRFVRSSVEEEEEDCEETQPTKQHTVNGNATNGLLEEGSPINKVLKNLVRPPSGEMETDEQDDESSQDQELPSENDNSQSEDSVGGDNELENGVVGPQNSTKGQQTAGHNKKRLFTFQFNNMGKTDFSLIKEDTRQIRFDEGHLRLSDRSYLSLDWEPEIKKKYFDETVIEDFDKHESMEYKPQKKAFFKLKDCIELFTTKEKLGAEDPWYCPNCKQHQQATKKLDLWSLPPVLVVHLKRFSYSRYMRDKLDSLVDFPLRDLDMSEFLINPNAGPCRYDLIAVSNHYGGMGGGHYTAYAKNKDDGKWYNYDDSSVSPANEDQIVSKAGYVLFYQRQDTVKGTGYFALDREEEEEDEEEEEGEENENENENEGEGRQERKTASSSQGAAPASAASAASALSDEEDLNENRRRKNDNEQEDEEEEEEEEEEEEQVPNRDVAMKTN
- the LOC119032598 gene encoding ubiquitin carboxyl-terminal hydrolase 15-like isoform X4; translation: MAEGGAADLDTQRGEVAALLKTQLRKGDTWYLVDSHWFKQWKKYVGYDSWDKYQMGDQNVYPGPVDNSGLLRDGDVLAIKEHLIDELDYILVPTEGWNKLVSWYGLKEGQEPIARKVVEQGMFVKHCKVEVYLTELKLCEDSNMDNVITRRFSKADTIDMIEKEMRKLFSIPDEKETRLWNRYMSNTFEPLNKPDSTIQDAGLYQGQVLVIEQKNEDGTWPRGSTAPNVKNSSYSLPSYNAYNSYDYSDQSRQSERSGLCGLSNLGNTCFMNSAVQCLSNIPPLTEYFLKDKYTDELNVDNPLGMKGEIARAYAELIKQLWTGKYSYVTPRPFKTQVGRFAPQFSGYQQQDSHELLAFLLDGLHEDLNRIRKKPYIQLKDANGRPDKVVAEEAWENHIKRNDSIIVDIFHGLFKSTLVCPVCSKVSVTFDPFCYLTLPLPMKKERTLEVFLVRLDPLAKPTQYKLTVPKVGYISDLCTSLSNLSGVPAEKMIVTDIYNHRFHRIFATNENLSSIMERDDIYVFELAVNRVEDTDHVVIPVHLREKYKQSGYNHTSTPLFGQPFLIAVPRTLSEDKLYNMLLLRLCRFVRSSVEEEEEDCEETQPTKQHTVNGNATNGLLEEGSPSEMETDEQDDESSQDQELPSENDNSQSEDSVGGDNELENGVVGPQNSTKGQQTAGHNKKRLFTFQFNNMGKTDFSLIKEDTRQIRFDEGHLRLSDRSYLSLDWEPEIKKKYFDETVIEDFDKHESMEYKPQKKAFFKLKDCIELFTTKEKLGAEDPWYCPNCKQHQQATKKLDLWSLPPVLVVHLKRFSYSRYMRDKLDSLVDFPLRDLDMSEFLINPNAGPCRYDLIAVSNHYGGMGGGHYTAYAKNKDDGKWYNYDDSSVSPANEDQIVSKAGYVLFYQRQDTVKGTGYFALDREEEEEDEEEEEGEENENENENEGEGRQERKTASSSQGAAPASAASAASALSDEEDLNENRRRKNDNEQEDEEEEEEEEEEEEQVPNRDVAMKTN